A region from the Dethiosulfovibrio faecalis genome encodes:
- a CDS encoding LysR family transcriptional regulator — translation MDEKDWLLIESLWKERNITQAAKRLYMSQPAVTRRIQHMEREFGCRILIRRGRGVDLTPQGERLVDYARKSLKDLRDLKDSLDGDDYGVRGTLRIGCANIFAKYRLPDLLKSFCGKYPDVEVKVRTGHSQRVYDMLLSDEAQLVIARGDFKWPELSYPMDDDGLYYVVSSEPLDMDRLPEMPRIHNRTDGPLETDIRNWWQSLYSVPPTVSMEVDTVDICLQMVRKGLGYAILSALCLEEATELHGERLVFPDGNPLRRDTRLYCRKNAVGLKALAAFVEFVKGEVTFKRHLAR, via the coding sequence ATGGACGAAAAGGACTGGCTTCTTATAGAGTCGCTATGGAAGGAGAGAAACATCACCCAGGCGGCGAAGAGACTGTATATGTCTCAACCCGCCGTGACCAGGAGAATACAGCATATGGAGAGGGAGTTCGGCTGTCGCATCCTGATCAGAAGAGGCAGGGGGGTGGATCTGACCCCTCAGGGAGAGAGATTGGTGGACTACGCCAGAAAGTCACTGAAAGATCTGAGAGACCTCAAGGACTCCTTGGACGGCGACGACTACGGAGTCAGAGGGACGCTCCGCATAGGATGCGCCAATATCTTCGCCAAATACAGGCTTCCGGATCTGCTGAAGTCCTTCTGCGGCAAGTACCCCGACGTGGAGGTAAAGGTTCGAACCGGCCACAGCCAGAGGGTTTACGACATGCTGTTGTCCGACGAGGCTCAACTGGTAATCGCCAGGGGAGATTTCAAGTGGCCGGAGCTCAGCTATCCAATGGACGACGACGGCCTCTATTACGTCGTAAGCTCCGAACCGCTGGACATGGACAGACTGCCGGAAATGCCGAGAATCCACAACCGCACCGACGGACCGCTGGAGACCGACATAAGAAACTGGTGGCAGAGTCTCTACTCCGTCCCTCCCACCGTTTCCATGGAGGTGGACACCGTCGATATATGCCTACAGATGGTCAGGAAAGGGCTGGGATATGCGATACTTTCCGCTCTCTGCCTGGAGGAGGCGACGGAACTCCACGGAGAGAGGCTGGTGTTCCCCGACGGAAATCCGCTCCGGAGAGACACCAGATTGTATTGCCGAAAGAACGCCGTAGGGCTCAAGGCCCTGGCGGCCTTCGTGGAATTCGTCAAAGGCGAGGTAACGTTTAAACGCCACCTCGCCCGGTAG
- a CDS encoding hydratase, with product MISLVDRPVYLFNGDVLCERSEKVGKAEMEGLMSKAGLTPDAKALPTVPGVGTMSYGIIDSHDTSGGKGGLRLRFDKLTSHDITYVGVVQTAIACGLTEFPVPYVLTNCHNSLCAVGGTINEDDHVFGLSACRKFGGEYVPAHVAVIHQYMREMMAESGAMILGTDSHTRYGALGTLAVGEGGPELVKQLLGRTYDMARPGVVCIYLKGAPRPGVGPQDVALAIIGAVFENGFVKNKAMEFVGPGIGSLSVDFRLGIDVMTTETACWSSIWRTDEAIKEFYCLHGRPEAYKRIDPDDVALYDGAVVVDLDKVEPMIALPYHPSNAVTIREFVENPVDMIEAVETETARVMENSSLRLGLVDKLVDGRFTVDQGIIAGCSGGTFENVVAASQILDGADTGAGKFSLSVYPASQPVNMELVANGSIGKLMAAGAIVKTAFCGPCFGAGDTPCHRGFSVRHTTRNFPNREGSKPGDGQLSAVALMDARSIAATAANGGVLTPGTAFADRLTPVPYRFDGEVYDKRVYRGVGRPHPEEELVYGPNIKPWPEISPLPEDQLLLMAAVIDDPVTTTDELIPSGETSSLRSNPMKLAEFTLSRKEPRFVGRAKVAQALEDCRKKSVSDGTSLSDDLAEILSLVGEHVDVGRIGIGSAVFAVKPGDGSAREQAASSQKMLGGQANVAVEYATKRYRSNLINWGMVPYVVEPEEQGKFRAEDWLYVPGIRKAMKEGATEIQAFLLGDHDRVPVILKLTALEKEDRDIILSGCLMNYYRDCSDR from the coding sequence TTGATTTCCCTGGTGGATAGGCCGGTATATCTTTTCAACGGCGATGTGCTTTGCGAGAGGTCGGAAAAGGTCGGGAAGGCAGAGATGGAGGGCCTCATGTCGAAGGCGGGGCTGACGCCTGATGCGAAAGCTCTGCCTACCGTGCCGGGAGTCGGGACCATGTCTTACGGCATCATCGATTCTCACGACACTAGCGGTGGAAAGGGCGGTCTGCGGCTTCGCTTCGACAAGCTGACCTCTCACGACATCACCTACGTGGGGGTGGTTCAGACCGCCATAGCCTGCGGACTGACCGAGTTTCCCGTTCCCTACGTTCTTACCAACTGCCACAACAGCCTGTGCGCCGTGGGGGGGACCATCAACGAGGACGATCACGTTTTCGGCCTCTCCGCTTGCAGAAAGTTCGGAGGCGAGTACGTCCCGGCCCACGTGGCGGTGATCCATCAGTACATGAGGGAGATGATGGCCGAGAGCGGGGCCATGATCCTAGGGACCGACAGCCACACCCGTTACGGAGCCCTCGGGACTCTAGCCGTAGGCGAAGGCGGGCCGGAGCTTGTCAAGCAGCTTTTAGGTCGGACCTACGACATGGCCCGGCCAGGCGTGGTGTGTATATATCTGAAAGGCGCTCCCAGGCCGGGAGTGGGACCTCAGGACGTCGCCCTTGCCATCATAGGAGCGGTCTTCGAGAACGGCTTCGTAAAGAACAAGGCCATGGAGTTCGTCGGGCCCGGCATCGGTTCTCTGAGCGTCGATTTTAGGCTGGGTATCGACGTCATGACCACCGAGACCGCCTGTTGGAGCTCCATCTGGCGTACCGACGAGGCCATAAAGGAGTTCTACTGCCTCCATGGTCGTCCCGAAGCCTATAAAAGGATCGATCCGGACGACGTGGCCCTCTACGACGGAGCCGTGGTGGTGGATCTGGACAAGGTGGAACCGATGATAGCCCTGCCTTATCACCCGAGCAACGCCGTCACCATAAGAGAGTTCGTCGAGAACCCCGTGGATATGATAGAGGCCGTCGAGACGGAGACCGCCAGGGTGATGGAGAACAGCTCGCTGAGGTTGGGGCTCGTGGATAAGCTTGTGGACGGTCGTTTCACCGTGGATCAGGGGATCATCGCGGGGTGCTCCGGAGGAACCTTCGAGAACGTCGTCGCCGCCTCTCAGATACTGGACGGGGCCGACACCGGGGCCGGTAAGTTCTCTCTGAGCGTCTACCCGGCCAGCCAGCCGGTAAACATGGAGCTGGTGGCGAACGGTTCCATCGGAAAGCTCATGGCCGCCGGTGCCATAGTGAAGACAGCCTTTTGCGGACCCTGTTTCGGAGCGGGAGATACGCCATGTCACAGAGGCTTCAGCGTTCGTCACACGACCAGAAACTTCCCTAACCGTGAGGGATCCAAACCCGGAGATGGGCAGCTCTCCGCCGTCGCCCTGATGGATGCCCGATCCATAGCCGCCACGGCGGCAAACGGCGGAGTCCTGACCCCCGGAACGGCGTTTGCCGACAGGTTGACTCCAGTTCCCTATCGTTTCGACGGCGAGGTCTACGACAAAAGGGTATATCGCGGCGTGGGCAGGCCCCACCCCGAGGAAGAATTGGTCTACGGTCCCAACATCAAACCCTGGCCGGAGATATCGCCTCTTCCAGAGGATCAGCTGCTTTTGATGGCTGCCGTTATAGACGATCCCGTCACGACAACCGACGAGCTGATACCGTCCGGCGAGACGTCGTCGCTTCGTTCCAACCCGATGAAGCTGGCCGAGTTCACCCTATCCAGAAAGGAGCCCCGTTTCGTAGGCCGGGCCAAGGTGGCTCAGGCCCTGGAGGATTGCCGCAAAAAGTCTGTCTCTGACGGAACTTCCCTGTCCGACGATCTTGCCGAGATACTATCTCTGGTGGGAGAGCATGTCGATGTCGGAAGGATCGGTATCGGGTCGGCGGTTTTCGCGGTTAAGCCCGGCGACGGTTCCGCCAGGGAACAGGCGGCTTCGTCCCAGAAGATGCTGGGAGGTCAGGCCAACGTGGCGGTGGAGTACGCCACCAAACGGTATCGCAGCAACCTCATAAACTGGGGCATGGTCCCCTACGTGGTCGAGCCTGAGGAACAGGGCAAATTCCGTGCGGAGGACTGGCTTTACGTGCCGGGAATACGAAAGGCCATGAAAGAGGGTGCTACCGAGATTCAGGCGTTTCTCCTAGGGGATCACGACAGAGTGCCCGTGATTTTAAAACTGACGGCTTTGGAGAAGGAGGACAGGGATATAATCCTGTCCGGATGTCTGATGAACTACTACAGAGACTGTTCGGATAGATAG
- a CDS encoding methyl-accepting chemotaxis protein, with the protein MTVRGRLYTLAVGVLLAVVVMGGLSFWGARRILMDQLIESGRKESTFGRISIENWMQSRGQMVRNIASNVAYLWEDYGTTEGILIGYMETLTENNLEDGYLDIYVGFPNSRFSDGTGWMPPSGFDPTEEPWYRRAVETGGTIFTSPFEDVKSGKRVITVACPAYDSEGDLVGVVGADVDVSALVSMVLGQKIGSAGTGYLVDGDGVPLVHPDGEDADEVNMFESLSSSRSDDGGVAFLKDGDDRLIAFHMPLSTGWRLIFTVSEEVLLRPLGAMALRSVMVGLLLITILLVFVFLMNRGILGPMERLRDVSVRAGEGDLTVRAHRDGADEISQVSNAIDDMISGLREFFSKLKEYGVRLDDGSASLGDTAGKNEEISRTLGEKSARMTEEAGESARAIEGVNAGMEEIVSGIQETARASQEVSEKASGLKEEALSAERAISSAADRIGEMASSFEGISASVSDLRGTAEKIGDIVGRISGIADQTNLLALNAAIEAARAGDAGRGFAVVAEEVRKLAEESNLAASEIGDLASEMKEKTVNAVEEAEGGKEVAGGGIEESDKMRRNITSVLSAVEEISAQIRNVAATTEEQSAGTREIALSVDKLTVGISRNREDAASVEEDIKVLAGGVEKLVDLSEVLGELSQAMRSELGKYSIEARDKKALARTE; encoded by the coding sequence ATGACCGTTCGAGGACGTCTCTACACTCTCGCGGTTGGAGTGCTCTTGGCAGTGGTCGTGATGGGGGGGCTGTCTTTTTGGGGAGCCAGGCGGATATTGATGGATCAGCTTATAGAATCGGGGAGGAAAGAATCCACCTTCGGTCGGATCTCCATAGAGAACTGGATGCAGAGTCGAGGTCAGATGGTGAGGAACATCGCCTCCAACGTGGCCTATCTGTGGGAGGACTACGGGACCACCGAGGGGATCCTCATAGGCTACATGGAGACCTTGACGGAGAACAACCTGGAGGACGGTTATCTGGATATATACGTCGGTTTTCCCAATAGCCGTTTTTCCGACGGCACCGGCTGGATGCCTCCTTCCGGCTTCGATCCTACCGAAGAACCCTGGTATAGGAGAGCAGTCGAGACGGGGGGAACGATCTTTACCTCTCCGTTCGAGGACGTTAAGTCGGGAAAGAGGGTCATCACCGTGGCCTGTCCGGCGTACGACTCGGAGGGGGATCTGGTCGGAGTGGTAGGCGCCGATGTGGACGTCTCCGCTTTGGTCTCCATGGTGCTAGGGCAGAAGATAGGCAGCGCCGGAACCGGATATCTGGTGGATGGGGACGGAGTTCCCCTGGTTCACCCGGACGGAGAAGATGCGGACGAGGTCAATATGTTCGAGAGTCTTTCCTCCTCTCGGTCCGACGATGGAGGGGTCGCCTTTTTGAAAGACGGCGACGACAGGCTGATAGCCTTCCATATGCCTTTGTCCACCGGATGGCGTCTGATCTTCACCGTCTCGGAAGAAGTCCTGCTTAGGCCTCTTGGTGCCATGGCCCTGAGATCGGTGATGGTGGGGCTTCTGCTTATCACCATTCTTCTCGTCTTCGTTTTCCTGATGAATCGGGGGATACTCGGTCCGATGGAGAGGCTTAGAGACGTCTCGGTAAGGGCCGGCGAGGGAGATCTAACGGTAAGGGCTCACAGAGATGGAGCAGACGAGATCTCTCAGGTCTCGAACGCCATAGACGACATGATCTCCGGTCTAAGGGAGTTTTTCTCCAAGCTCAAGGAATACGGAGTTCGTCTGGACGATGGATCGGCTTCCCTCGGAGATACGGCGGGGAAAAACGAGGAGATCTCCAGGACTCTCGGTGAGAAGTCCGCCAGGATGACCGAGGAGGCAGGGGAAAGCGCCAGGGCCATAGAGGGCGTCAACGCCGGCATGGAGGAGATAGTCTCGGGAATCCAGGAAACAGCCAGGGCGTCCCAGGAGGTGTCGGAGAAGGCATCGGGGCTCAAGGAGGAGGCTCTCTCGGCTGAACGGGCCATATCCTCCGCCGCCGACAGGATAGGGGAGATGGCGTCGTCCTTCGAGGGCATCTCCGCCTCCGTGTCCGATCTCAGAGGTACGGCGGAGAAGATCGGCGATATAGTCGGCAGGATCTCGGGGATAGCGGATCAGACCAACCTGCTGGCCCTTAACGCGGCCATAGAGGCCGCCAGAGCCGGAGATGCAGGAAGGGGATTCGCCGTCGTGGCGGAAGAGGTTAGAAAGCTCGCGGAGGAAAGCAACCTTGCCGCGTCGGAGATCGGCGATTTGGCATCGGAGATGAAGGAGAAAACGGTCAACGCAGTGGAGGAGGCAGAGGGAGGCAAAGAGGTGGCAGGAGGCGGCATAGAAGAGAGCGATAAGATGAGGCGGAATATAACCTCGGTGCTCTCCGCCGTCGAGGAAATATCCGCCCAGATCCGTAACGTCGCAGCCACCACCGAGGAGCAGTCGGCCGGAACCAGGGAGATAGCCCTCTCGGTTGACAAGCTTACCGTCGGGATCTCCCGAAACAGAGAGGACGCCGCCTCGGTGGAGGAGGACATCAAGGTCCTCGCCGGTGGAGTCGAAAAGTTGGTAGATCTCTCCGAAGTTCTGGGAGAGCTCTCCCAGGCTATGAGGTCGGAGCTCGGCAAATACAGCATAGAGGCCCGGGATAAAAAAGCCCTGGCTCGGACGGAGTAA